The Hoplias malabaricus isolate fHopMal1 chromosome 9, fHopMal1.hap1, whole genome shotgun sequence genome contains a region encoding:
- the LOC136706743 gene encoding Fc receptor-like protein 5, with protein sequence SVADRDQYRCRGLNSDRQIWSQGSKTFTLTVKDPPTPSLTIEPEGDVFSGDSVTLKCEIKSDLRWTYYWEKWNTRSWWSEVSQSGSYTVNTDTLTIRSITDRDQYRCRGWNSDRSLSSYYSNTFTLTVKALPTPSLTVEPEGDVFRGESVSLKCEIKGYSGWTYQWEKSKGSGWTTVSQSEYYTVNTDTLTIGEDYVSNRDQYRCRGQKTGRSLSSYYSEPFTFTVKEKPKPELTSSRKGPAVRGQSVVLFCELDQSAGWTFYWSKHTHNPENETCTETHSYTISSVSDSDGGQYWCKAGRGNPLYFTHYSDALWVNVTATSQGVSLVVSPNRTQHFSTDSLSLSCEGQRDSTGWRVRRHTHSEKVSDCSSITGSTCNISSLSSSHTGVYWCESESGAGSEPINITVHNGSVIMESPVRPVTEGDSLTLRCLYRDPKPSVLTADFYKDGSLLQTQTTAEMTIHTVSQSDEGLYHCNNSQKGESPKSWVSVRGASFSVLGVLSSVMAVIPYIMVSIVLGVKCYRARAKPADEDEDEEVENNRTE encoded by the exons TCTGTCGCAGACAGAGATCAGTACCGATGCAGAGGGTTGAATTCTGACAGACAGATATGGTCACAGGGCAGTAAAACCTTTACTCTCACTGTGAAGG ATCCTCCCACTCCTTCACTGACTATAGAACCAGAGGGAGATGTGTTCAGTGGAGACTCTGTCACTCTGAAGTGTGAGATTAAGAGTGATCTTAGATGGACATATTATTGGGAGAAGTGGAATACACGGAGTTGGTGGAGTGAAGTGTCTCAGTCTGGGtcttacactgtaaacacagacactctcACTATAAGATCTATCACAGACAGAGATCAGTACCGATGCAGAGGGTGGAATTCTGACAGATCACTATCATCATATTACAGTAACACCTTTACTCTCACTGTGAAGG CTCTACCCACTCCTTCACTGACTGTGGAACCAGAGGGAGATGTGTTCAGGGGAGAGTCCGTCTCTCTGAAGTGTGAGATTAAGGGTTATAGTGGATGGACATATCAGTGGGAGAAGAGTAAAGGCAGTGGATGGACTACAGTGTCTCAGTCTGAgtattacactgtaaacacagacactctcACCATCGGAGAAGATTATGTCTCTAATAGAGATCAGTACCGATGTAGAGGACAGAAAACTGGCAGATCACTATCATCATATTATAGTGAACCTTTTACTTTCACTGTGAAGG AAAAACCTAAACCTGAACTCACATCAAGCCGTAAAGGACCTGCAGTGAGAGGACAGTCAGTGGTTCTGTTCTGTGAGCTGGATCAGTCTGCTGGGTGGACGTTTTActggtccaaacacacacataacccTGAGAATGAGACCTGCACTGAAACACACTCCTACACCATCAGCTCAGTCAGTGACTCTGATGGAGGACAGTACTGGTGCAAAGCTgggagaggaaacccactctaCTTCACCCACTACAGTGATGCACTCTGGGTAAACGTTACTG CAACGTCTCAAGGTGTTTCTCTGGTGGTCAGTCCCAACAGAACTCAACACTTTAGTactgactctctctcactgagctgTGAGGGACAGAGGGACTCTACTGGATGGAGAGTGagacgacacacacacagtgagaaggtGTCAGATTGTTCATCAATTACAGGATCTACCTGCAACATCAGCTCCCTCTCCTCATCCCACACTGGAGTGTActggtgtgagtctgaatctggAGCAGGCAGTGAACCTATCAACATCACAGTGCACA ATGGTTCTGTAATCATGGAGAGTCCTGTTCGTCCTGTGACTGAGGGAGACTCTCTGACTCTACGCTGTTTATATCGTGACCCAAAGCCCTCAGTCCTCACAGCTGATTTCTATAAAGATGGATCACTCCTCCAGACCCAGACTACAGCAGAGATGACCATCCACACTGTCTCACAGTCAGATGAAGGTCTCTACCACTGTAACAACTCACAGAAAGGAGAGTCACCAAAGAGCTGGGTCTCAGTCAGAG GAGCTTCGTTCTCAGTGTTGGGAGTGCTCAGTAGTGTAATGGCAGTGATCCCATATATAATGGTGTCCATCGTGCTGGGAGTCAAATGCTACAGAGCTCGAG CTAAACCtgcagatgaagatgaagatgaagaagtTGAAAACAACAGAACAGAGTAA